From a region of the uncultured Fibrobacter sp. genome:
- a CDS encoding dihydroneopterin aldolase, with translation MVVETGKITIRDLEFNCIIGTLPYERENMQPVVLNISVWLDFSLAARNEDLAHSIDYVQLADDVQDFVCRSSFQLEETLVVETAKYILNHYPKTLAAEVSVRKPLAIPQSAGAESSIKVIR, from the coding sequence ATGGTAGTCGAAACCGGAAAAATCACGATTCGTGATTTGGAATTCAACTGCATTATTGGAACGCTCCCTTACGAGCGCGAAAATATGCAGCCGGTTGTCCTGAATATTTCGGTGTGGCTTGATTTTTCCCTTGCCGCCCGAAATGAAGATCTTGCCCATTCCATTGATTATGTGCAACTCGCTGACGACGTGCAGGATTTTGTCTGCAGGTCGTCTTTCCAATTAGAAGAAACCTTGGTCGTCGAAACGGCCAAGTACATCTTAAACCACTACCCGAAGACGCTTGCTGCAGAAGTCTCTGTCCGCAAGCCGTTGGCAATCCCGCAGAGTGCAGGTGCCGAATCCAGCATCAAGGTGATTCGCTAG
- a CDS encoding Na/Pi cotransporter family protein, giving the protein MILAILKMIGCLALLMFGMKTMSEGLQKLTGGHLRAVLGTMTKHRLGGLLTGTFVTAAVQSSTATTVMTVSFVNAGLLTLKQAIPVIMGANIGTTATAWIMSIFGFQFNMSSFVWPFFGLGIALSYVRKNSVKSFGEFVFGFAFMFLGLTTLRENAVAMDLAHNEAIINFFATTGGWGMLSTLLFLLLGGILTMCVQSSAAIMAITLILCSSGVLPIYQGIALVMGENIGTTVTSNLAALSASTQARRAALAHMLFNVFGVVWVLIIFNPFVNMVCHFVGFDPNFVPQTQEEIAHASVRVTYALSGFHTAFNLCNVLLLIWFIKPMEKLICKIIKDKEDGEDFGIKFISGGLMSTAELSLYEARKEIILFAERTLKMFRMVPELLRLKNEEEFAKLFARIEKYEVISDKLEMEIGEYLNKVSEGRLSPESKTKLQCMLKEISEIESIGDACYNMARVINRRYRCGEDYTEEQYRRIDGMVKFCDQMLEQMLLIVENKPEASPKAVLTLEYEINDYRKMLKEMNVNDLNAQRYSYQMGVHYMDLINDFEKLGDYVVNVVEAHANKKFST; this is encoded by the coding sequence ATGATACTTGCAATTCTAAAAATGATCGGTTGCCTTGCGCTCCTCATGTTTGGCATGAAGACGATGAGCGAAGGCTTGCAGAAACTTACCGGCGGGCACTTGCGCGCCGTACTTGGCACCATGACCAAACATCGCCTGGGCGGGCTTTTGACGGGTACGTTCGTGACGGCCGCCGTGCAGTCCTCTACGGCGACGACCGTGATGACGGTGAGCTTCGTGAATGCGGGGCTCCTGACGCTCAAACAGGCCATTCCTGTCATCATGGGGGCGAACATCGGTACCACGGCAACGGCGTGGATCATGTCGATTTTCGGTTTCCAGTTCAACATGAGCAGTTTCGTGTGGCCGTTTTTCGGGCTCGGCATTGCGCTCAGCTACGTGCGCAAGAACAGCGTGAAGAGCTTCGGCGAGTTCGTGTTCGGTTTCGCGTTCATGTTCCTGGGCCTTACCACGCTGCGTGAAAATGCGGTGGCGATGGACCTCGCTCACAACGAGGCGATTATCAACTTCTTTGCGACCACGGGCGGTTGGGGCATGCTCTCGACACTCCTCTTCTTGCTCCTAGGCGGCATTCTCACGATGTGCGTGCAGTCTTCCGCCGCCATCATGGCGATTACGCTTATCCTTTGCAGTAGCGGCGTGCTCCCGATTTACCAGGGCATCGCGCTCGTGATGGGCGAAAACATCGGTACCACGGTGACATCGAACCTGGCGGCCCTTTCGGCAAGTACGCAGGCGAGGCGCGCGGCCTTGGCGCACATGCTGTTCAACGTGTTCGGCGTGGTGTGGGTGCTAATCATTTTCAATCCGTTCGTGAACATGGTTTGCCATTTTGTGGGCTTCGACCCGAATTTCGTGCCGCAGACCCAAGAAGAAATCGCCCATGCGAGCGTGCGCGTGACCTACGCCCTTTCCGGGTTCCATACCGCATTTAACCTGTGTAACGTCTTGCTCCTTATCTGGTTCATCAAGCCGATGGAAAAACTCATCTGCAAGATTATCAAGGATAAGGAAGATGGCGAGGATTTCGGCATCAAGTTCATCAGCGGTGGCCTCATGAGTACCGCGGAACTTTCGCTTTACGAAGCCCGCAAGGAAATAATCCTGTTTGCCGAACGCACCCTCAAGATGTTCCGCATGGTGCCGGAACTGCTCCGCTTGAAGAACGAGGAAGAATTCGCGAAACTGTTCGCGCGTATTGAAAAATACGAAGTCATCAGCGACAAGCTCGAAATGGAAATCGGCGAATACCTGAACAAGGTGAGCGAAGGCCGCTTGAGTCCCGAAAGTAAGACAAAGCTGCAGTGCATGCTCAAGGAAATTTCCGAAATCGAGAGTATCGGCGACGCCTGCTACAACATGGCCCGCGTCATCAACCGCAGGTACCGTTGCGGTGAGGACTATACCGAGGAACAGTACCGCCGCATTGACGGCATGGTGAAGTTCTGCGACCAGATGCTCGAACAGATGCTCCTGATTGTCGAGAACAAGCCCGAAGCGAGCCCGAAGGCGGTATTGACGCTTGAATACGAAATCAACGATTACCGCAAGATGCTCAAGGAAATGAACGTGAACGATCTCAATGCGCAGCGCTACAGCTACCAGATGGGCGTCCACTACATGGACTTGATCAACGACTTCGAGAAGCTGGGCGACTACGTGGTGAATGTGGTGGAAGCGCATGCGAACAAGAAATTCTCGACCTAA
- the pgk gene encoding phosphoglycerate kinase, with the protein MAKLSIEDLELAGKRVFIRVDFNVPQDKVTGEITNTKRIEAALPTIQYALDKGAAVVLASHLGRPNGEKNMKYTLAPVAKKLEELIKKPVKFLSDCVGPEVEAACAAIKPGEIILLENLRFHIEEEGKRKIKNADGTETKEKADKEAVKAFRASLTKLADVYVNDAFGTAHRDHSSMTGVELPQRAAGFLMNKELKAFDQVLNNPPRPFLAILGGAKVADKIQLINNLLDKADKIIIGGGMAFTFKKVLNNIEIGSSLFDEEGAKLVPDLMAKAKAAGKEIILPVDYIAADKFAADAATKAVSDAEGIPAGWMGLDVGAESTKLFVNAIKSAKTIVWNGPAGVFEFEAFEKATKAMADAIVEATAAGAITVIGGGDTATAAKKYGADKKVTHTSTGGGASLELLEGKVLPGVAVLTDK; encoded by the coding sequence ATGGCAAAGCTTTCTATCGAAGATCTCGAACTCGCCGGCAAGCGCGTGTTCATCCGTGTCGACTTCAACGTTCCGCAGGACAAGGTGACTGGCGAAATCACCAACACCAAGCGTATCGAAGCCGCTCTCCCGACCATCCAGTACGCTCTCGACAAGGGTGCAGCCGTCGTACTCGCTTCCCACCTCGGCCGTCCGAATGGCGAAAAGAACATGAAGTACACGCTCGCTCCGGTTGCCAAGAAGCTCGAAGAACTCATCAAGAAGCCGGTGAAGTTCCTCTCCGACTGCGTTGGTCCGGAAGTTGAAGCAGCCTGCGCCGCTATCAAGCCGGGTGAAATCATCCTCCTCGAAAACCTCCGCTTCCACATCGAAGAAGAAGGCAAGCGCAAGATCAAGAACGCCGATGGCACCGAAACTAAGGAAAAGGCCGACAAGGAAGCCGTCAAGGCATTCCGCGCAAGCCTCACCAAGCTCGCTGACGTTTATGTGAACGACGCTTTCGGTACCGCTCACCGCGATCACTCTTCCATGACTGGTGTTGAACTTCCGCAGCGTGCCGCTGGTTTCCTCATGAACAAGGAACTCAAGGCTTTCGACCAGGTGCTCAACAATCCTCCGCGTCCGTTCCTCGCCATCCTCGGCGGTGCAAAGGTCGCTGACAAGATCCAGCTCATCAACAACCTCCTCGACAAGGCCGACAAGATTATCATCGGCGGTGGCATGGCTTTCACCTTCAAGAAGGTTCTCAACAACATCGAAATCGGTTCTTCTCTGTTTGACGAAGAAGGCGCCAAGCTCGTTCCGGATCTGATGGCCAAGGCTAAGGCTGCCGGCAAGGAAATCATCCTCCCGGTCGACTACATCGCTGCTGACAAGTTCGCTGCCGACGCTGCTACCAAGGCTGTTTCTGACGCCGAAGGCATTCCGGCTGGCTGGATGGGCCTCGATGTGGGCGCTGAATCCACCAAGCTCTTCGTGAACGCTATCAAGTCCGCAAAGACCATCGTTTGGAACGGTCCTGCAGGCGTGTTCGAATTCGAAGCCTTCGAAAAGGCTACCAAGGCTATGGCTGACGCTATCGTCGAAGCTACCGCTGCTGGCGCAATCACCGTGATCGGTGGTGGCGATACCGCTACGGCTGCCAAGAAGTACGGCGCAGACAAGAAGGTGACCCACACCTCTACGGGTGGTGGCGCTTCCCTCGAACTCCTCGAAGGCAAAGTCCTCCCCGGTGTTGCAGTGCTCACTGACAAGTAA
- a CDS encoding carbohydrate-binding family 9-like protein, producing MNWVANQGKALPTVLAEVEISPDYFTVNFTVEEPSDCFRAEVKEDNGSSWEDSCVEIFLQNPANPAEYFNFETTCRGYLLAAHGPDRNSRTKLTQPEIDSVIRTKQLASVAGNLVCWGMIVQIPATLFGLRSFDGVTLKGNLYKCADKSKTPHYLSAFPVETEKPDFHRPEFFSEF from the coding sequence ATGAATTGGGTGGCAAACCAGGGGAAGGCTCTTCCGACGGTGCTTGCCGAAGTCGAAATCTCGCCGGATTATTTCACGGTGAATTTTACCGTTGAAGAACCTTCGGACTGTTTCCGCGCCGAAGTCAAAGAAGATAACGGTTCCAGCTGGGAAGATTCCTGCGTCGAAATATTCTTGCAGAATCCGGCGAACCCCGCCGAATACTTCAACTTCGAAACGACTTGTCGCGGCTACTTGCTGGCAGCCCATGGCCCCGATCGCAATTCGCGTACCAAACTGACGCAACCCGAAATTGATTCGGTTATTCGAACCAAACAGTTGGCTAGTGTCGCGGGCAATCTTGTATGCTGGGGCATGATCGTGCAGATTCCGGCAACGCTCTTTGGACTTCGTTCGTTCGATGGCGTTACACTTAAGGGGAACCTTTACAAGTGTGCCGATAAATCAAAGACGCCTCATTACCTGAGCGCCTTCCCGGTAGAAACAGAAAAGCCGGATTTCCACCGGCCTGAATTTTTCAGCGAATTTTAA
- a CDS encoding T9SS type A sorting domain-containing protein, translated as MKKLIALVFALSFATAAVAESFVASEKITQQVLAGSLTQTVAAGDEIAPIRILYENIDENKHQSGGFSDLGLTEKWTGPVCEIFGKISRNIAAQTVKAYILVQDDEVKYAKTDITFEIKEREFMFEWNDASGEMNQTVKAGETMVPIVFDYEAISVWGVSGLPSGLKGDIDEDDHAIIIAGTVGETVMSGDYDYKVIVKDKNSKEHSLSGTITVEGLPNVASIRIVENEKQKVTAGEAIKPIVFKFANVSVTENMDNFKFEQTLPGSLRISVKDDSLTINGTVAENAKDGTYSIKVIAKGEKNNDTAFATVEVAHKPVETSSSSVVASSSSEASSSSAVSSSSAEQSSSSVNSSDLKSSSSSNADESSSSEKTTNIVTAAMNDVKFGYANNALTIAMPTSSMVRVQVFDLTGHLVEFLVEPVMGSRSFSLAHLNRGNYLVRIESNSQMSVTRIAVK; from the coding sequence ATGAAAAAGCTGATAGCGCTGGTTTTTGCCTTGTCCTTTGCTACTGCGGCTGTCGCGGAATCGTTTGTGGCTTCGGAAAAGATTACGCAACAGGTTCTGGCTGGCAGCCTTACCCAGACTGTGGCTGCGGGCGATGAGATTGCGCCGATTAGAATTTTATATGAGAATATAGATGAAAATAAACATCAATCGGGTGGTTTTTCTGACCTTGGCTTGACGGAAAAATGGACAGGTCCTGTTTGTGAAATTTTTGGGAAGATTAGCAGAAATATTGCTGCCCAAACGGTAAAAGCTTATATCTTAGTCCAAGACGATGAGGTCAAGTACGCCAAGACGGATATAACATTTGAAATAAAAGAAAGAGAGTTTATGTTTGAATGGAATGATGCTAGCGGAGAAATGAACCAAACCGTCAAAGCTGGCGAAACCATGGTGCCTATCGTTTTCGATTATGAGGCAATTTCTGTATGGGGCGTGAGTGGATTGCCTTCCGGCCTTAAAGGAGATATTGATGAAGATGATCATGCAATAATCATTGCTGGCACGGTGGGTGAAACTGTTATGTCTGGTGATTATGATTATAAGGTAATCGTTAAAGATAAAAATTCGAAAGAACATTCGTTGTCAGGAACGATCACTGTGGAAGGACTCCCGAATGTTGCGTCAATAAGAATTGTTGAAAATGAAAAGCAGAAGGTTACGGCTGGTGAGGCAATTAAGCCGATTGTGTTCAAGTTCGCAAATGTGAGTGTTACCGAGAACATGGACAATTTTAAATTTGAACAAACTTTGCCCGGCTCGCTTAGAATCAGTGTAAAGGATGACTCTTTGACGATAAATGGAACTGTCGCGGAAAATGCGAAGGATGGTACTTATTCGATAAAAGTTATTGCAAAGGGCGAAAAGAACAATGATACTGCTTTTGCAACCGTTGAAGTGGCTCATAAGCCTGTTGAGACTTCGTCATCCAGCGTTGTGGCTTCCTCAAGCTCCGAGGCGTCTTCTAGTTCTGCTGTGTCCAGCAGCTCTGCTGAACAGTCTAGCTCCAGTGTAAACTCCAGCGATTTGAAGTCTTCGAGCTCTAGCAATGCAGATGAGTCGTCTTCGAGCGAAAAGACTACAAATATTGTGACGGCTGCAATGAATGATGTGAAGTTCGGCTATGCAAATAACGCGCTGACAATCGCGATGCCGACATCTTCGATGGTGCGTGTGCAAGTGTTCGACTTGACGGGGCATCTGGTTGAGTTTCTTGTAGAACCTGTTATGGGTTCCAGGAGCTTTAGCCTCGCTCATTTGAACAGGGGCAATTACCTTGTGCGTATCGAAAGCAATAGCCAAATGAGCGTGACGAGAATCGCTGTCAAGTAA
- a CDS encoding YifB family Mg chelatase-like AAA ATPase encodes MFRRIRSYCLLGIKAVPVNVEVDSSQGLPGFTLVGLPDNAVRESRERVISAIRSAGKVVTGFRTTVNLSPADLRKEGSALDLPLAFGLLTAAGEIEVPDLKHLVFVGELSLDGQLKPVRGVLSIAMSLSEKSKDILVIPKANEQEASLVEGIRYVCADTLMECIEKMEAGADNYAQRASGLKEQMYLTNADRDIPDFKDVVGMEGVKRALEVAAAGAHNFLMVGSPGAGKTLCAKCIPGILPEMTELEILETTRIHSCARTAGDSEEFKPVMVRPFRTPHHSASMVSLVGGGTRLKPGEASLAHNGVLFLDELPEFNRSVLEALREPMEEGEISISRASGTVTWPARFMMGAAMNPCPCGYAMDPKRACTCLPEARKRYQEKISGPLLDRIDIQVSVPPVEASQFGRKSTAESSAEIRKRICSAREIQRKRFKGTPFKTNAEMSSDFAKKSCKLSAETEQFAINAADRMGLSARGFYRLLKVGRTIADLRKSDSVEIIDLSEALRYRAFRS; translated from the coding sequence ATGTTCCGCAGAATCCGCTCTTATTGCTTGCTTGGAATTAAAGCAGTCCCTGTAAATGTCGAAGTCGACTCTTCGCAGGGTCTGCCGGGATTCACCTTGGTAGGTTTGCCAGACAATGCCGTAAGAGAGTCGAGGGAGCGAGTCATTTCTGCGATTCGCTCCGCAGGCAAAGTGGTGACCGGTTTTCGCACGACGGTAAACTTGTCACCCGCGGATTTGCGAAAAGAAGGGAGCGCCCTGGACTTGCCCCTTGCTTTTGGGCTTTTGACTGCTGCTGGAGAGATTGAAGTCCCCGACTTAAAGCACCTCGTTTTTGTCGGAGAACTTTCGCTCGACGGCCAGCTAAAGCCTGTCCGGGGCGTTCTTTCCATTGCAATGAGTTTGTCTGAAAAATCAAAAGACATCCTGGTGATTCCAAAAGCGAACGAGCAAGAAGCTTCGCTTGTCGAAGGAATCCGATATGTATGCGCAGACACACTCATGGAATGCATTGAAAAAATGGAAGCCGGAGCCGACAATTACGCGCAGCGAGCATCCGGATTGAAAGAGCAAATGTATTTAACGAATGCCGACCGGGACATTCCCGATTTTAAGGATGTGGTCGGTATGGAAGGCGTGAAGCGAGCGCTCGAAGTCGCTGCCGCTGGCGCCCACAACTTCCTTATGGTTGGCTCGCCCGGAGCGGGCAAGACCCTATGCGCAAAGTGCATACCGGGCATTCTGCCCGAAATGACCGAGCTTGAAATTCTCGAAACAACCCGAATCCATTCGTGTGCGAGAACCGCGGGTGACTCCGAAGAATTCAAGCCGGTCATGGTCCGCCCGTTCCGTACCCCCCACCACAGCGCTTCCATGGTGTCGCTGGTGGGGGGTGGCACCCGGCTAAAGCCGGGTGAGGCGAGCCTAGCCCATAATGGAGTCTTGTTTCTCGACGAGCTGCCGGAATTCAACCGCAGCGTTCTAGAAGCTTTACGCGAGCCCATGGAAGAGGGAGAAATCTCAATCAGCCGCGCTAGCGGGACCGTTACTTGGCCCGCAAGATTCATGATGGGTGCGGCCATGAACCCCTGTCCCTGCGGATACGCCATGGACCCCAAGCGAGCCTGTACGTGCCTGCCCGAAGCACGCAAGCGCTATCAAGAAAAAATATCTGGCCCGCTCCTTGACCGCATCGATATCCAAGTGAGCGTCCCGCCCGTCGAAGCCTCGCAATTCGGTCGCAAGAGCACCGCCGAGTCTTCGGCCGAGATTCGCAAGCGAATCTGTAGCGCCCGCGAAATCCAGCGCAAGCGATTCAAGGGCACGCCCTTCAAGACGAACGCCGAGATGTCTTCGGACTTTGCCAAAAAGAGCTGCAAACTTTCGGCAGAAACCGAGCAGTTCGCCATCAACGCCGCCGACAGAATGGGACTCAGCGCCCGCGGCTTTTACAGACTATTAAAGGTCGGCAGAACTATCGCCGACCTTCGAAAATCCGATTCTGTTGAAATTATAGACTTATCTGAAGCTTTGCGCTACCGCGCCTTTAGGAGCTAG
- a CDS encoding acyl-[acyl-carrier-protein] thioesterase, translating to MIDIYSLAKNPLVFQKQRTITSAYIDVSGKMGIAQTVLMVQDNLTENFGALKMDNFCVNEKGGYWAIYKAKFKFFKRPFWRDKVITTSFPTDNAPIRTYVNTSITTVEGEPIILAVQEACCLDLERHRPMKLEAVDFPAEGAPEHFMDNKFSKFPVEPEEYQEVYRQKVLPQHIDMSHHMNNIEYVKLALNVFSAADLELCIPAMLELHFMGETREGQEVKIFRTDKMGATYMKIEDDTGRQVFEMKIKMK from the coding sequence ATGATTGATATTTATTCGCTTGCTAAAAATCCGCTCGTTTTCCAGAAACAGCGCACCATTACCTCGGCCTACATCGACGTTTCAGGCAAGATGGGCATTGCACAAACCGTGCTCATGGTTCAGGACAACCTCACCGAAAATTTCGGCGCGCTCAAGATGGACAATTTTTGCGTAAACGAAAAGGGCGGCTACTGGGCAATCTACAAAGCGAAATTCAAGTTTTTCAAGCGTCCGTTCTGGCGAGACAAAGTCATCACGACATCGTTCCCCACGGACAACGCCCCGATTCGTACCTACGTGAACACCTCCATCACGACCGTCGAAGGCGAACCGATTATTCTTGCCGTGCAGGAAGCCTGCTGCCTAGACTTGGAACGTCACCGCCCTATGAAGCTTGAAGCTGTTGACTTTCCGGCAGAAGGCGCTCCGGAGCACTTTATGGACAACAAGTTTTCGAAGTTCCCTGTGGAGCCCGAAGAATACCAGGAAGTGTACCGCCAGAAGGTGTTGCCGCAGCACATTGACATGTCGCACCACATGAACAACATCGAATACGTGAAACTCGCCTTGAACGTATTCAGCGCCGCCGACTTGGAGCTTTGCATTCCTGCGATGCTTGAATTGCATTTTATGGGAGAAACCCGCGAAGGCCAGGAAGTCAAGATCTTCCGCACCGATAAGATGGGTGCGACCTACATGAAGATTGAAGACGACACCGGTCGCCAAGTCTTCGAAATGAAAATTAAGATGAAATAA
- a CDS encoding SpoVG family protein: MAVKNKMPEKETEASSAFDCLAVTNVQVYPFQEGPSMGHTKGIASIVLNDQFMIRGLRVTEGENGLFVGYPIDPFFKGETYRSICNPVTRQLREHIENCILEKYQAAIV, translated from the coding sequence ATGGCTGTAAAAAATAAAATGCCCGAAAAAGAAACCGAAGCAAGTTCCGCATTCGACTGCCTCGCCGTTACGAATGTGCAAGTCTACCCCTTCCAGGAAGGCCCTTCCATGGGACACACCAAGGGGATTGCGTCAATCGTGCTGAACGACCAGTTCATGATTCGCGGGCTCCGCGTGACGGAAGGCGAAAACGGACTCTTCGTAGGCTACCCTATTGATCCGTTCTTCAAAGGTGAAACCTACCGTTCGATTTGCAACCCGGTAACGCGACAGCTTCGCGAACACATTGAAAATTGCATTCTTGAAAAGTACCAGGCCGCCATCGTATAG
- a CDS encoding alpha-1,4-glucan--maltose-1-phosphate maltosyltransferase — MATIPTRKDNLVIENIRPQIEGGRFMLKREPGDTVTLTADIFRHSHEKYDAAIFYRHDSKKKWEKAPMHFVDNDQWEGSFTVNNIGYYEYKICAWTIEPKDEPTESPVMKLRVDPSYARIGTWYEMWPKSQGTDPKKSATWKDCENQLNYIAGLGFDTVYLVPIHPIGVTNRKGANNALHAKVDKKGKPLEPGCPYAVGNKNGGHYDVDPELGSMKDFEHFAKAARKKGLRLALDIALNCSPDHPYVKSHPEWFYHEPDGSIKFAENPPKKYEDIYPFDYYNKNYKALWQEIENIILFWADKGIEIFRIDNPHTKPFPFWEWLIADVKEKRPELVFLAEAFTRPKMMHRLAKSGFDMSYTYFAWRSAKWEFEQYLKELTQSDAKEYMRGIFFPTTPDIFPKYLAYKGPNAFKQRYFLAGTLSSLTGMYNGYELCENIPSPIKEELLDSEKYQYKVHNWTGPGIQDFVRRVNTARQEHIALQEYDNLDFHYCANDQLMVYSKKSGEDVILCVCNMDMDNVQEGMVELDMGKLGLNQDAFYFLKDLITDESFVWRGNKNYVKLDPAKAPGHLLVLKKI; from the coding sequence ATGGCTACTATTCCTACTCGTAAAGACAATCTCGTCATCGAAAACATTCGCCCCCAGATCGAAGGCGGGCGTTTTATGCTCAAGCGCGAACCGGGCGATACGGTTACGCTGACCGCGGACATTTTCCGCCACAGCCACGAAAAGTATGACGCGGCGATTTTCTACCGCCACGATTCCAAGAAAAAATGGGAAAAGGCTCCCATGCACTTTGTCGATAACGACCAGTGGGAAGGCTCCTTCACGGTCAACAATATCGGCTACTACGAATACAAGATTTGCGCCTGGACGATTGAGCCCAAGGACGAACCGACCGAAAGCCCCGTAATGAAGCTCCGCGTGGACCCCTCTTACGCCCGCATTGGTACTTGGTACGAAATGTGGCCGAAGAGCCAGGGCACCGACCCGAAGAAGAGCGCCACTTGGAAGGATTGCGAAAACCAGCTCAACTACATTGCCGGCCTCGGCTTCGATACCGTTTACCTGGTACCGATTCACCCGATCGGTGTCACGAACCGCAAGGGTGCCAATAACGCCCTGCACGCCAAGGTGGACAAGAAGGGCAAGCCGCTTGAACCGGGATGTCCGTACGCCGTGGGTAACAAGAACGGCGGCCACTACGATGTGGACCCGGAACTTGGCAGCATGAAGGATTTCGAGCACTTTGCAAAGGCCGCCCGCAAGAAGGGTCTCCGCCTCGCTCTCGATATCGCGCTGAACTGCAGCCCCGACCACCCGTACGTGAAGAGCCACCCGGAATGGTTCTACCACGAACCGGATGGCAGCATCAAGTTCGCCGAAAACCCGCCCAAGAAGTACGAAGACATTTACCCCTTCGACTACTACAACAAGAACTACAAGGCCTTGTGGCAAGAAATCGAAAACATTATCCTGTTCTGGGCCGACAAGGGCATCGAAATTTTCCGTATCGACAACCCGCACACCAAGCCCTTCCCGTTCTGGGAATGGCTGATTGCAGACGTCAAGGAAAAGCGTCCGGAACTCGTGTTCCTCGCCGAAGCGTTCACGCGCCCGAAGATGATGCATCGCCTCGCAAAGTCCGGTTTCGACATGAGCTATACGTATTTCGCCTGGCGCTCTGCCAAGTGGGAATTCGAACAGTACCTCAAGGAACTGACGCAGTCCGATGCCAAGGAATACATGCGCGGCATCTTCTTCCCGACGACTCCGGACATTTTCCCGAAGTACCTCGCCTACAAGGGCCCGAACGCCTTCAAGCAGCGTTACTTCTTGGCCGGTACGCTTTCTAGCCTTACGGGCATGTACAATGGCTACGAGCTCTGCGAAAACATTCCGAGCCCCATCAAGGAAGAATTGCTGGACAGCGAAAAGTACCAGTACAAGGTCCACAACTGGACTGGCCCGGGCATTCAGGATTTCGTGCGCCGCGTGAATACCGCCCGTCAGGAACACATCGCCCTGCAGGAATACGACAACCTCGATTTCCACTATTGTGCCAACGACCAGCTAATGGTTTATTCCAAGAAGTCCGGCGAAGACGTTATTTTATGCGTATGCAACATGGACATGGATAACGTCCAGGAAGGCATGGTGGAACTCGACATGGGCAAGCTCGGCCTGAATCAGGACGCCTTCTATTTCTTGAAGGACTTGATTACCGACGAAAGCTTTGTCTGGCGTGGCAACAAGAACTACGTGAAACTTGACCCCGCCAAGGCTCCCGGCCATTTGCTGGTGCTCAAGAAGATCTAG